One segment of Mycolicibacterium sp. YH-1 DNA contains the following:
- a CDS encoding glutamine synthetase family protein: MTDRVAMTQLEVPDYDLGLRGKVVRADKTHAPTNLAFCTILYGLSVVDEVTDTPLSNVGNGYPDATLVPDESTRIALPWRDDTDAVIADLAGADGKPLEMSPRNVLRSLVDQFGELDLNPVLGFEYEFWLFRDAPGAADRQPFSATENAYSLSRSAEVHSLATDFINRMHSVGIEVEMFHAELGPGFFEFTLAPTEAVRAADNAVRTRQYLRDLCAERGLHASFMAKPFADKSGAGGHLHSSLTRDGVNVFADPQCQLSTEARHYLAGLLAGMPATTALLNPYVNSYKRIDPEMFTPGTAGWGHDDRASACRVILNDVAAARVEHRRPGADASPYLVATAVLAAGLHGLREGLDLPAPGDGSLDLPADLWAAVARFEDSPWLPDLLGKPFCASFAATRRAEAQRYDDWLRTNITSWELNRHLEHQ, encoded by the coding sequence ATGACTGACCGCGTGGCGATGACACAGCTGGAGGTACCCGACTACGACCTCGGCCTCCGGGGCAAGGTGGTGCGCGCCGACAAGACTCACGCGCCCACCAACCTGGCGTTCTGCACAATCCTCTACGGGCTGTCGGTCGTCGATGAGGTGACCGACACGCCCTTGAGCAACGTCGGGAACGGCTACCCCGACGCCACGCTGGTGCCGGACGAGTCGACCCGCATCGCGTTGCCCTGGCGCGACGACACCGATGCGGTGATCGCCGACTTGGCGGGCGCCGACGGCAAGCCACTCGAGATGTCGCCGAGGAACGTGCTCCGTTCTCTGGTCGATCAATTCGGGGAGCTGGACCTGAACCCGGTCCTGGGTTTCGAGTACGAGTTCTGGCTCTTCCGCGACGCACCCGGCGCCGCCGACCGTCAACCGTTCAGTGCAACGGAGAACGCGTACAGCCTCAGCAGATCCGCCGAGGTGCACTCGCTGGCAACCGATTTCATCAACCGCATGCACTCAGTCGGTATCGAGGTGGAGATGTTCCACGCCGAACTCGGGCCCGGCTTCTTCGAGTTCACCCTCGCGCCGACCGAAGCGGTTCGTGCCGCGGACAACGCGGTGCGTACGCGCCAGTACCTTCGCGACCTGTGCGCCGAACGCGGTCTGCACGCCAGTTTCATGGCCAAGCCGTTCGCCGACAAGTCCGGTGCGGGCGGCCACCTGCACTCCAGCCTCACCCGCGACGGCGTGAACGTCTTCGCCGACCCGCAGTGCCAGCTCTCCACGGAGGCGCGGCACTATCTGGCTGGCCTGTTGGCGGGGATGCCGGCCACCACCGCGCTGCTCAATCCGTATGTCAACTCCTACAAGCGCATCGATCCCGAGATGTTCACTCCCGGTACCGCGGGGTGGGGACACGACGATCGTGCTTCGGCGTGCCGGGTCATCCTCAACGACGTCGCGGCGGCGCGAGTCGAGCACCGCCGTCCCGGCGCCGACGCAAGCCCCTATCTGGTCGCGACGGCGGTTCTCGCCGCCGGACTGCACGGTCTGCGTGAGGGTTTGGACCTGCCCGCGCCGGGTGACGGCTCACTCGACCTGCCCGCAGACCTGTGGGCCGCAGTCGCTCGCTTCGAGGACTCGCCCTGGTTGCCCGACCTGCTGGGCAAGCCCTTCTGTGCCTCGTTCGCCGCGACTCGGCGTGCTGAAGCGCAGCGCTACGACGACTGGCTTCGCACCAATATCACCAGCTGGGAACTTAACCGCCACTTGGAGCACCAATGA
- a CDS encoding SDR family NAD(P)-dependent oxidoreductase, protein MTGATGRKSLTLTFSGGDALVTGAASGIGAAIARTLMAAGVRTIRLDLRAPDPELGFAAELQVGVAADVRDPDLMGRLAEAGVAGDAISYLVNCAGIIDNTGFSGVDRQAWLRCLEINLVGAYNLIDALSPALRGATHSAIVNITSIEAARVIALSDPDPTPQYAASKAGLHMLTQTAARALAVDGVRVNSISPGFVATPMAAAHGDTTVLPPALAARVPAGRFAEPDDIAQAAAFLLSDQAGYITGTDLRVDGGFQLT, encoded by the coding sequence ATGACCGGCGCGACGGGCCGCAAGTCGCTGACGCTGACCTTCAGCGGCGGTGACGCGCTGGTCACCGGTGCGGCCTCGGGTATCGGTGCGGCGATCGCCCGGACCCTGATGGCTGCCGGGGTGCGGACGATCCGGCTGGATCTCCGCGCGCCCGATCCCGAGCTCGGCTTCGCCGCTGAGCTACAGGTCGGTGTTGCCGCCGACGTGCGTGACCCCGACCTGATGGGACGGCTGGCCGAGGCGGGCGTAGCGGGCGATGCCATCTCCTACCTGGTCAACTGCGCAGGCATCATCGACAACACCGGGTTCTCCGGCGTCGACCGGCAGGCGTGGCTGCGGTGCCTGGAGATCAACCTCGTCGGTGCGTACAACCTCATCGACGCCCTGTCGCCCGCGCTGCGTGGCGCGACGCATTCCGCGATCGTCAACATCACCTCCATCGAGGCCGCGCGCGTCATCGCACTGTCAGACCCCGATCCCACGCCGCAGTACGCGGCGTCCAAGGCCGGTCTGCACATGCTGACCCAGACCGCCGCGCGCGCCCTTGCCGTCGACGGTGTGCGGGTCAACAGCATCTCCCCAGGATTCGTCGCCACACCGATGGCGGCGGCTCACGGCGACACCACGGTCCTGCCGCCCGCGCTCGCGGCGCGCGTTCCCGCGGGGCGGTTCGCCGAACCGGACGATATCGCCCAGGCCGCCGCATTCCTGCTCAGTGACCAGGCCGGCTACATCACCGGAACCGACCTCCGGGTCGACGGGGGATTCCAGCTGACATGA
- a CDS encoding DUF1116 domain-containing protein, protein MVSTEQAGAALREFTSVDEANAESFARLNAADPWVIDVRPAREVLPGYRDNLVLTSGAPMSWHDYTGGQREALIGGALFEGLADNREDAIARFASGEIEVGACHDYAAVGSLAGIYTASMPVFVVENRTHGNVGFCNFYEGKEPRRLNYGCYDEGVHERLLHVNSVLAPVVAEAIRRRGGIALKPLIARALRMGDEVHSRNAAASILFNREILPAVLDMVEDGVAGVRETMLHLAENDYFFLRLSMAAAKACADAMVVPGSTLVSAMAFSCRGFAIKLAGLGETWFEGPPPIHQGKLFAGHTEDEITWMGGESPITETIGLGGFAQACALSLQEYQGGSPEVMIERNLEMYAITYGENSTYRIPHFGFRGTPTGIDARKVLETAVLPVMDVGLAGRDGGQIGAGVIRAPRECFADALAEHERRFGSR, encoded by the coding sequence GTGGTGAGCACCGAGCAGGCCGGTGCGGCGCTGCGCGAGTTCACCTCCGTCGATGAGGCCAACGCCGAGTCGTTCGCCCGACTCAATGCCGCCGACCCGTGGGTCATCGACGTGCGGCCGGCACGCGAGGTGCTGCCGGGCTACCGCGACAATCTGGTGCTCACCTCGGGGGCGCCGATGTCGTGGCACGACTACACCGGCGGGCAGCGCGAGGCGCTCATCGGCGGGGCGCTGTTCGAGGGGTTGGCCGACAACCGCGAGGACGCGATCGCCCGATTCGCCAGCGGCGAGATCGAGGTGGGTGCGTGCCACGACTACGCCGCGGTGGGATCGCTGGCCGGGATCTACACCGCGTCCATGCCGGTGTTCGTGGTGGAGAACCGCACGCACGGCAACGTGGGTTTCTGCAACTTCTATGAGGGCAAGGAACCGCGGCGCCTGAACTATGGCTGTTACGACGAGGGTGTGCACGAACGTCTGCTGCATGTGAACTCTGTGCTGGCGCCCGTGGTCGCAGAGGCGATCCGCCGCCGCGGGGGGATCGCGCTCAAGCCGCTGATCGCGCGGGCTCTGCGGATGGGCGATGAGGTGCACAGTCGTAACGCCGCGGCGTCGATTCTGTTCAACCGCGAGATCCTGCCCGCGGTCCTGGACATGGTCGAGGACGGTGTGGCGGGTGTGCGCGAGACGATGCTGCACCTGGCCGAGAACGACTACTTCTTCTTGAGGCTGTCGATGGCGGCCGCCAAGGCCTGCGCCGATGCGATGGTGGTGCCGGGTTCCACGCTGGTCTCGGCGATGGCGTTCTCGTGCCGCGGGTTCGCGATCAAGCTCGCGGGCCTGGGCGAGACCTGGTTCGAGGGGCCGCCCCCGATACATCAGGGCAAGCTGTTCGCCGGTCACACCGAGGACGAGATCACGTGGATGGGTGGGGAATCGCCCATCACCGAGACCATCGGGTTGGGCGGCTTCGCTCAGGCCTGCGCGCTGTCGCTGCAGGAATATCAGGGCGGTTCGCCAGAAGTGATGATTGAGCGCAACCTCGAGATGTATGCCATCACCTATGGAGAGAACAGCACCTACCGGATACCGCATTTCGGCTTCCGCGGTACGCCCACGGGTATCGACGCCCGCAAGGTCCTCGAGACCGCGGTCCTACCGGTGATGGACGTCGGATTGGCGGGTCGCGACGGCGGACAGATCGGCGCCGGCGTCATCCGGGCACCCCGCGAGTGCTTCGCCGACGCGCTCGCCGAGCACGAGCGCAGATTCGGTTCGCGATGA
- a CDS encoding SDR family NAD(P)-dependent oxidoreductase: protein MGQKVIVTGGAGVIGQATCRRLLQSGYVPVAADVESVVSELDLVAARMEGALAVAMDVSDRDSVAAAVTSVVEDGETLYGLVNCAGILRDSFLGELDEAKLELMFQVNIAGMARVTDAVAPLLTEGSAIVNIGSLTGHFGRFRGASVYGATKAGIAAYTRYLAEELAERGIRVNNVAPGVIRAPMSPSMARVSGGEELSASYAMLKRIGEPEEVAEAVEFLLSPRASFITAQTLLVDGGVVAW, encoded by the coding sequence GTGGGACAGAAAGTCATCGTCACCGGAGGGGCCGGCGTCATCGGCCAGGCCACCTGCCGCCGGCTGCTGCAGAGTGGCTACGTTCCGGTCGCCGCGGATGTCGAGTCGGTGGTCAGCGAGCTGGATCTGGTGGCGGCCCGCATGGAGGGCGCGCTGGCAGTGGCGATGGACGTGAGTGACCGCGACAGCGTGGCCGCCGCGGTGACGTCGGTGGTCGAGGACGGCGAGACGCTGTACGGGTTGGTCAACTGCGCTGGCATTCTGCGTGATTCGTTCCTGGGCGAGCTGGACGAGGCGAAGCTGGAGTTGATGTTTCAGGTGAACATCGCGGGGATGGCTCGCGTCACCGACGCGGTGGCTCCGCTACTGACCGAGGGCAGCGCGATCGTCAACATCGGCAGTCTCACTGGACATTTCGGCCGCTTCCGGGGTGCATCGGTGTACGGCGCGACCAAGGCCGGGATCGCGGCCTACACCCGGTATCTGGCCGAGGAACTCGCCGAGCGTGGCATCCGGGTCAACAACGTCGCCCCTGGCGTCATCCGCGCACCGATGAGCCCGTCGATGGCGCGGGTGTCCGGCGGTGAGGAGCTCAGTGCCAGCTACGCGATGCTCAAGCGCATCGGTGAGCCCGAGGAGGTCGCCGAGGCGGTCGAGTTCCTGCTCTCGCCGCGCGCGTCGTTCATCACCGCCCAGACCCTGCTGGTCGACGGGGGTGTGGTCGCGTGGTGA
- a CDS encoding FadR/GntR family transcriptional regulator, with translation MTATGRSSALSPVRQIPAHELVVDQMRRALELGQFRPGDRLPTERELSEMLDVSRTTVRAAVAVLEREGLIAVRRGRGGGFTVQAPEYDPVEMRREMRRNKRAIRDAFDYRIIVETGATRLAAERRRNLDLTDLHKLLSGMDAALDTALHEQSAQHTTEFQTLDSAFHMGIAQAAQNDRLLDAVADARRRMWLPVGAIFGRLEANANDYHESILEAIENREPELAAARMQEHINDTRHTIESWLKR, from the coding sequence ATGACGGCAACAGGGCGATCCTCGGCACTGAGTCCGGTCCGTCAGATTCCGGCCCACGAACTGGTGGTCGACCAGATGCGCCGAGCGCTGGAACTGGGCCAATTTCGGCCCGGCGACCGGCTCCCCACTGAACGTGAACTCTCCGAGATGCTCGACGTATCGCGAACCACGGTGCGCGCGGCGGTGGCCGTTCTCGAACGCGAGGGTTTGATCGCCGTACGGCGAGGCCGCGGCGGCGGTTTCACAGTGCAGGCCCCTGAGTACGACCCCGTCGAGATGCGCCGCGAGATGCGCCGCAACAAGCGGGCGATCCGGGACGCCTTCGACTACCGAATCATCGTCGAAACGGGCGCCACCCGCCTGGCGGCCGAGCGACGCCGCAATCTCGACCTGACCGATCTGCACAAGTTGCTCAGCGGAATGGACGCCGCGTTGGACACGGCGCTGCACGAGCAGTCCGCACAGCACACCACGGAGTTTCAGACTCTGGACTCGGCGTTCCACATGGGGATCGCCCAGGCGGCGCAGAACGACCGGCTGCTCGACGCGGTCGCCGACGCCCGCAGGCGAATGTGGCTGCCCGTCGGCGCGATCTTCGGTCGGCTCGAGGCGAACGCCAACGACTACCACGAGTCGATCCTTGAGGCCATCGAGAATCGGGAGCCCGAACTGGCCGCGGCGCGAATGCAGGAACACATCAACGACACCCGCCACACCATCGAGTCCTGGCTCAAGCGCTGA
- the fabG gene encoding 3-oxoacyl-ACP reductase FabG, with protein MRVLVTGGSRGIGLGIAEGFLRAGAAVAISGRSAAALAGAARGLGDHGDRVHTIVADVASPESCAQMAAEAQERMGGLDVLCANAGIYPERGLDDLGAADVAEIMGTNVAGTIFSVQACRAALRSSGRGRVVVISSITGPVTGYPGLSHYGASKAAQLGFVRSAALELAGDDITINAILPGSILTEGLTGLGDDAIAKMRACIPQRRLGAPADIAAAAVFFASEGAGFITGQTLVIDGGQTLPEFPEGV; from the coding sequence ATGCGGGTGCTGGTCACTGGCGGTAGCCGGGGGATCGGGCTGGGTATCGCAGAGGGCTTCCTGCGCGCCGGTGCGGCGGTCGCGATCAGCGGCCGCAGCGCCGCCGCGCTGGCCGGCGCGGCTCGCGGTCTCGGCGATCACGGCGATCGAGTCCACACGATTGTGGCCGACGTCGCGAGCCCTGAGTCGTGTGCGCAGATGGCGGCAGAGGCCCAGGAGCGGATGGGCGGTCTGGATGTGTTGTGCGCCAACGCCGGTATCTATCCCGAACGCGGCCTCGATGATCTCGGTGCCGCCGACGTCGCCGAGATCATGGGCACCAACGTGGCGGGCACGATCTTCTCGGTGCAGGCGTGCCGAGCGGCGCTGAGGTCCTCCGGGCGTGGTCGGGTTGTGGTGATCTCGTCCATCACCGGACCGGTCACCGGCTACCCCGGGCTTAGCCACTACGGCGCAAGCAAGGCCGCTCAGCTTGGCTTCGTGCGCAGTGCCGCACTGGAATTGGCTGGCGACGACATCACCATCAACGCGATCTTGCCGGGCAGCATCCTGACCGAGGGGCTCACCGGCCTTGGCGATGACGCGATCGCGAAGATGCGGGCCTGCATACCGCAGCGTCGCCTGGGCGCACCCGCGGACATCGCCGCTGCTGCAGTCTTCTTCGCAAGCGAGGGGGCCGGGTTCATCACGGGCCAGACCCTGGTGATCGACGGTGGCCAGACGCTGCCCGAGTTCCCAGAGGGTGTGTGA
- a CDS encoding APC family permease: protein MAVESVPEVATPTGVEPGRATLKRGAIGLAGVVFMVVAFSAPITAMTGNLPVAVGFGNGLGAPGGFVLATIVLAIFSVGFVALARHITAAGAFYTFVSRGWSRIPGLPAGVMSMFVYMTMEAGLIGIFSAFADQAFTNQFGLDLPWLVYAAICLVVIALLSHWDISLAAKVLGVVLVAEIAMLSLSAVASLMHHPEGMSWTSLNPVTAMSTNGVAGGVVGLGLLMAFWSWVGFESTAIYGEESKNPKRIVPQATMIAVIGIGVFYAFISWAVIVGNGPTKAVELASGASPFDLIYAPAQAYLGSWAVTVFEWLVVGGSFACALAIHNSAARYLFAFGRDGLLWRRLGEAHPKHASPWIASLTQSAIAGVILIICAVSGADPYGVLFVLVAIMATLCLLIVQTMSSVATVVYFHVKKQHPETASWWRTIAAPIIGGAGMVYVIYLMLSNMSAAAGGASETLFFKVIPYVVVGLLFGSMAVAAYLRKARPDLYERIGSTVFDDAPNDLPAETRS, encoded by the coding sequence ATGGCCGTTGAATCTGTACCCGAGGTCGCCACGCCGACTGGCGTGGAGCCGGGCCGCGCGACCCTCAAACGCGGGGCGATCGGGCTGGCCGGCGTGGTGTTCATGGTGGTGGCGTTCTCCGCTCCGATCACCGCCATGACCGGCAACCTGCCGGTCGCCGTCGGGTTCGGCAACGGTCTGGGGGCGCCGGGCGGATTCGTGCTCGCCACCATCGTGCTTGCGATCTTCAGCGTCGGATTCGTCGCGCTCGCGCGGCACATCACCGCGGCCGGAGCGTTCTACACCTTCGTGTCGCGCGGCTGGTCGCGAATCCCCGGGCTGCCCGCGGGAGTCATGTCGATGTTCGTCTACATGACGATGGAGGCGGGGCTGATTGGAATCTTCTCCGCCTTCGCCGATCAGGCCTTCACCAACCAGTTCGGCTTGGACCTGCCGTGGCTCGTCTACGCGGCGATCTGCCTGGTCGTGATCGCGCTCTTGTCGCACTGGGATATCTCGCTGGCGGCCAAGGTTCTCGGTGTGGTCCTCGTTGCCGAGATCGCCATGCTGTCGCTCAGTGCCGTGGCGTCCCTGATGCATCACCCCGAGGGCATGAGCTGGACGTCGCTCAATCCGGTGACCGCCATGAGCACCAACGGTGTCGCGGGAGGCGTTGTCGGGCTCGGGTTGCTGATGGCCTTCTGGTCCTGGGTGGGTTTCGAGTCGACGGCGATCTACGGCGAGGAGTCGAAGAACCCCAAGCGAATCGTCCCGCAGGCCACGATGATCGCAGTGATCGGGATCGGCGTCTTCTATGCCTTCATCTCGTGGGCAGTCATTGTCGGCAACGGCCCGACCAAGGCAGTCGAGTTGGCTTCGGGTGCAAGTCCATTTGACCTGATCTATGCACCGGCGCAGGCGTATCTCGGGAGCTGGGCCGTGACGGTCTTCGAGTGGCTGGTCGTGGGTGGATCATTCGCCTGTGCCCTGGCGATTCACAACTCGGCTGCGCGCTACCTGTTCGCGTTCGGTCGCGACGGCCTGCTGTGGCGCCGGTTGGGTGAGGCGCACCCCAAGCACGCGTCACCGTGGATTGCGTCCCTGACGCAGAGCGCCATCGCCGGCGTCATCCTCATCATCTGTGCGGTCAGCGGTGCCGACCCCTACGGCGTGTTGTTCGTCCTGGTCGCGATCATGGCGACGCTGTGTCTGCTGATCGTGCAGACCATGTCGTCCGTCGCGACGGTGGTGTACTTCCACGTCAAGAAGCAGCACCCCGAGACGGCTAGCTGGTGGCGCACGATTGCCGCCCCGATCATCGGTGGGGCAGGCATGGTGTACGTCATCTACCTGATGCTCTCCAATATGTCGGCCGCCGCGGGTGGAGCCTCGGAGACCCTGTTTTTCAAGGTGATTCCGTACGTCGTCGTGGGGCTGCTGTTCGGCTCGATGGCTGTGGCGGCCTATCTCCGCAAGGCGCGCCCCGATCTGTATGAGCGGATCGGCAGCACCGTGTTCGACGACGCTCCCAACGATCTGCCGGCCGAGACTCGGTCGTGA
- the glsA gene encoding glutaminase A — protein MPTCAEPTALTAELTAHLHAAAAHGRHSSCTGSVSTQIPALAAVPATKFAMAVATVDGTLIHTGDSTEAFSIQSLSKLFALCVLLQHDPGAWLDVGWGPTNAGYGSVADLERNQGRPANPFVNPGAIVVTDRLITHTGDPVSATSALLQRADPDGVVSCDTDVAISEARTGHRNSAIAHVLAEHGLLNNPIEQVLHQYFAQCAITATVQTLAKATLFLADRGGGNPPLNRPLDEATVRRVNAVLLTSGMYGAAGDIAYRIGLPAKSGIGGGVLAVMPARGTVCVWSPPLDDDGNSAGGVAAIEEFARLAGWSVF, from the coding sequence ATGCCCACCTGTGCAGAGCCCACCGCGTTGACCGCGGAGTTGACCGCACACCTCCATGCCGCCGCCGCGCACGGCCGTCACAGCTCCTGCACAGGTTCGGTCAGCACCCAGATCCCCGCGCTGGCCGCAGTGCCCGCCACCAAGTTCGCGATGGCCGTGGCCACTGTCGACGGGACTCTCATCCATACCGGAGACAGCACCGAGGCCTTCTCCATCCAGAGCCTGTCCAAGCTGTTCGCGCTGTGCGTGCTGTTACAGCACGACCCCGGCGCCTGGCTCGACGTGGGATGGGGTCCGACCAACGCCGGTTACGGGTCCGTCGCCGATCTCGAACGCAACCAGGGCCGCCCAGCCAATCCGTTCGTCAACCCCGGCGCCATCGTGGTCACCGATCGGTTGATAACCCATACCGGTGACCCCGTCAGCGCCACCAGCGCACTGCTGCAGCGGGCCGACCCCGACGGGGTCGTCTCATGCGATACCGACGTCGCGATATCGGAAGCCCGCACGGGGCACCGCAACTCGGCCATCGCACACGTGCTCGCCGAGCACGGACTACTCAACAATCCGATCGAACAGGTGCTGCACCAGTACTTCGCCCAGTGCGCGATCACCGCCACCGTGCAGACGCTGGCCAAGGCGACGCTGTTCCTGGCCGACCGTGGCGGCGGCAACCCGCCGCTCAACCGTCCACTCGACGAAGCCACCGTGCGGCGTGTCAACGCCGTCCTGCTCACATCGGGGATGTACGGCGCTGCGGGCGACATCGCCTACCGCATCGGGCTTCCCGCCAAGAGCGGTATCGGCGGCGGTGTCCTGGCCGTCATGCCTGCACGCGGCACCGTGTGCGTCTGGAGTCCACCACTGGACGACGACGGCAACTCCGCGGGCGGCGTCGCCGCGATCGAGGAGTTCGCCCGGCTCGCCGGGTGGTCGGTGTTCTAG
- a CDS encoding WhiB family transcriptional regulator produces the protein MEHQNRRSLPIVRPATPPTLSGQGDGVWQEAARCRTVDPDLFFHPEGERAAARTARLRRARQVCMQCPVIRECAAFAVAGREGFGIWGGLSEDERIVAIVSVGERPRGRSIHAARFDEAMGRS, from the coding sequence ATGGAACATCAGAACCGACGGAGCCTCCCAATCGTCAGGCCCGCAACCCCGCCGACCCTGTCCGGTCAGGGGGACGGTGTTTGGCAGGAGGCCGCGCGATGCCGCACCGTCGACCCCGACCTGTTCTTTCACCCTGAGGGCGAACGTGCCGCGGCGCGTACCGCGCGCCTGCGGCGCGCGAGACAGGTGTGCATGCAGTGTCCGGTCATCCGTGAGTGCGCGGCGTTCGCCGTGGCCGGCCGCGAGGGTTTCGGCATCTGGGGAGGACTGTCCGAGGACGAGCGCATCGTCGCCATCGTCTCCGTCGGTGAACGCCCGCGCGGCCGTTCGATTCACGCCGCGCGGTTCGATGAGGCGATGGGACGCTCCTAG
- a CDS encoding PLP-dependent cysteine synthase family protein: MNPVLTSHTPAHLSLSRQRHLGRYDRPGTMVGHTPVLRIAAPFTTGERGFWAKLEGFNPGGMKDRPAIHMVERGRASGALRPGARIVESTSGTLGLGLALAGTVYQHPVTLVTDPGMEPMIQRMLSAFGADIELVTEPHPDGGWQQARRDRVQQILSATPHAWYPDQYNNPDNVEAYRPLALELHEQLGRIDVLVCSVGTGGHSAGVARVLREFNPDLRLIGVDTIGSTIFGQPASTRLMRGLGSSIHPGNIDYEAFSEVHWVAPAEAVWACRTLAATHYASGGWSVGAVALVAGWAARTLAADTTIAAVFPDGPQRYFDTVYNDAYCRTHGLLDVTPPDAPAVINDPRTQVVSSWTRCANVVDPMAVLL, translated from the coding sequence ATGAACCCTGTCCTGACATCACACACACCTGCCCACCTCTCCCTGTCCCGCCAGCGCCACCTCGGCCGCTACGACCGGCCGGGCACGATGGTCGGCCACACCCCGGTGCTGCGTATCGCAGCACCCTTCACCACTGGTGAGCGCGGCTTCTGGGCCAAGCTCGAGGGCTTCAACCCCGGCGGCATGAAGGATCGTCCCGCCATACACATGGTGGAGCGCGGGCGTGCCAGCGGCGCCCTGCGCCCCGGCGCGAGAATCGTCGAATCCACCAGCGGCACACTCGGCCTGGGTCTGGCGTTGGCCGGCACGGTGTATCAGCACCCGGTCACCCTGGTCACCGATCCGGGAATGGAACCGATGATCCAGCGGATGCTGTCGGCCTTCGGCGCCGATATCGAGCTGGTGACCGAACCGCATCCCGATGGCGGCTGGCAGCAGGCCCGCCGCGACCGCGTCCAGCAGATCCTGTCCGCCACACCGCACGCGTGGTATCCCGACCAGTACAACAATCCCGACAATGTCGAGGCCTACCGTCCCCTGGCACTCGAGCTGCACGAACAGCTTGGCCGCATCGACGTTCTGGTTTGCTCGGTGGGTACGGGAGGACACTCGGCGGGCGTGGCACGTGTGCTTCGCGAGTTCAACCCCGACCTGCGATTGATCGGCGTCGACACGATTGGCTCCACCATCTTCGGTCAGCCCGCCAGCACCCGACTGATGCGCGGATTGGGGTCCAGCATCCATCCGGGGAACATCGACTACGAGGCATTCAGTGAAGTCCACTGGGTGGCACCGGCCGAGGCGGTGTGGGCCTGCCGCACCCTGGCGGCCACGCACTACGCCAGCGGCGGGTGGAGTGTCGGGGCAGTCGCACTGGTGGCGGGTTGGGCCGCGCGCACGCTTGCCGCCGACACCACCATTGCCGCGGTGTTTCCCGATGGTCCGCAACGCTATTTCGACACCGTCTACAACGACGCGTACTGCCGTACCCACGGTCTCCTCGACGTGACACCGCCCGATGCGCCCGCCGTCATCAACGATCCACGCACGCAGGTGGTCTCATCGTGGACGCGCTGCGCCAATGTCGTCGACCCGATGGCGGTACTGCTTTGA